One genomic window of Paenisporosarcina antarctica includes the following:
- a CDS encoding bifunctional 3-deoxy-7-phosphoheptulonate synthase/chorismate mutase produces the protein MSNQELDNLRSNVDELNLEILRLINERAAVVQEIGKVKEKQGVNRYDPLRERHMLNLIKENNTGLLPQSTVDHIFKEIFKTALELQENDHRKALLVSRKKKAEDTIVVVNGERIGEGKPTFIFGPCAVESYDQVAAVAGAIQQKGLRMIRGGAYKPRTSPYDFQGLGLEGLKILKRVAQEYNLAVVSEIVTPHHLEEALDYIDVVQIGARNMQNFELLKAAGSINKPILLKRGMAATIDEFIHAAEYIISQGNDQIILCERGIRTYEKATRNTLDISSVPILKQETHLPVFVDVTHSTGRRDLLLPAAKAAIAIGADGVMAEVHPDPAVALSDAAQQMNLQQFDEFYDSLQKFMKSYEIHA, from the coding sequence ATGAGCAATCAAGAATTAGATAACTTACGCTCAAATGTAGATGAATTGAACTTAGAAATTCTTCGTTTAATCAATGAACGTGCAGCAGTCGTTCAAGAAATTGGAAAAGTAAAAGAAAAGCAAGGTGTCAACCGATATGACCCTCTTCGTGAACGTCATATGTTGAACTTAATCAAAGAAAATAATACTGGTTTACTACCTCAATCAACAGTAGATCACATTTTTAAAGAGATATTTAAAACAGCATTAGAACTTCAAGAAAACGATCACCGTAAAGCACTACTTGTATCGCGTAAAAAGAAAGCAGAAGATACAATTGTAGTCGTTAATGGAGAACGTATTGGAGAAGGCAAACCAACTTTCATTTTCGGACCATGTGCAGTCGAATCTTATGACCAAGTTGCAGCAGTAGCTGGAGCGATACAACAAAAAGGATTAAGAATGATTCGAGGAGGAGCATATAAACCTCGTACTTCACCTTATGATTTCCAAGGCCTAGGACTTGAAGGCTTAAAAATTCTTAAACGAGTAGCACAAGAATATAACCTTGCTGTTGTCTCAGAAATCGTCACACCTCATCATCTTGAGGAAGCGTTAGATTACATTGATGTAGTTCAAATCGGTGCTCGTAACATGCAAAACTTCGAGTTGTTAAAAGCAGCTGGTTCAATAAATAAACCCATACTATTAAAACGTGGAATGGCTGCAACTATTGATGAATTTATCCATGCTGCAGAGTACATTATTTCACAAGGGAATGACCAAATTATTTTATGTGAACGTGGAATTCGTACTTACGAGAAAGCGACACGTAACACACTTGATATTTCATCGGTTCCAATATTAAAACAAGAAACACATTTACCTGTATTTGTTGACGTAACGCATTCTACAGGACGTCGCGATTTATTACTTCCTGCAGCGAAAGCAGCAATTGCGATTGGTGCTGATGGTGTTATGGCTGAAGTTCATCCAGATCCAGCAGTAGCATTATCGGATGCAGCACAACAAATGAACTTACAGCAATTTGATGAATTTTATGATTCACTTCAAAAGTTTATGAAATCTTATGAAATTCATGCATAA
- the ccpA gene encoding catabolite control protein A, translating into MTITIYDVAREANVSMATVSRVVNGNPNVKPATRKKVLDVIKRLEYRPNEVARGLASKKTTTVGVIIPDMSNIFYAELARGIEDIATMYRYNIILSNSDQREDKELQLLETMFGKQVDGIVFMSEHVSIDLLNMMERSPVPIVLAGTIDATGHMPSVNIDYHQAAFEAVNRLLQNNHKRIAYVSGSLSSTINRAFKFTGYEKALAQAGIELDNDLVVESEATYDAGYTAFNKLKSINDAPTAYFAGNDELAIGLIHGVQDAGLNVPNDVEVISFENSKLARMVRPELTSVVLPLYDIGAVSMRLLTKYMNKEKIEEKTVILPHRICERNSVK; encoded by the coding sequence ATGACAATTACAATTTATGACGTTGCACGTGAAGCCAATGTATCAATGGCAACCGTATCTCGTGTGGTCAACGGCAATCCAAATGTAAAACCCGCGACTAGGAAAAAAGTATTGGATGTAATAAAACGGTTAGAATATCGTCCGAACGAGGTTGCAAGAGGTCTAGCAAGTAAGAAAACGACTACTGTTGGGGTTATTATTCCAGATATGTCCAATATATTTTATGCAGAACTAGCTAGAGGGATTGAAGATATTGCGACGATGTATCGCTATAATATTATCTTATCGAACTCCGATCAACGTGAGGACAAAGAGTTACAGCTTCTTGAAACAATGTTTGGCAAGCAAGTAGATGGAATTGTCTTTATGAGCGAACATGTATCTATTGATTTACTTAATATGATGGAACGTTCTCCTGTACCTATTGTTTTAGCAGGTACAATTGATGCTACCGGTCATATGCCTTCTGTTAATATTGATTATCATCAAGCAGCATTTGAAGCGGTAAATCGCTTACTTCAAAATAACCACAAACGAATCGCTTATGTTTCAGGTTCATTGTCATCTACAATAAATCGTGCATTTAAATTTACTGGATATGAAAAAGCTTTGGCACAAGCCGGTATTGAACTTGATAATGATTTAGTAGTGGAAAGCGAAGCGACATACGATGCTGGATACACAGCGTTTAACAAACTGAAGAGCATTAATGATGCACCTACTGCTTATTTTGCTGGTAATGATGAACTTGCAATTGGGTTAATTCATGGAGTTCAAGATGCTGGTTTAAACGTTCCAAATGACGTAGAAGTGATTAGTTTCGAAAATTCAAAACTTGCACGTATGGTGCGTCCAGAATTAACAAGTGTTGTATTACCGCTGTATGATATTGGAGCAGTTTCAATGCGACTGTTAACTAAGTATATGAACAAAGAAAAAATTGAAGAAAAGACTGTAATTTTGCCACATCGGATTTGTGAAAGAAATTCTGTGAAATAA
- a CDS encoding acetoin utilization protein AcuC yields MAKHTGNDKLKKHAVYVYSEEQLGYKFSETHPFNQKRLILTTDLLRKMNALSDQDIVIPRIATDDELLLAHDPRYVDIVKKASKGLMTSSQTESFGIGTEDTPIFPNMHEASARLVGGTLTAVDYVMENKALHALNLGGGLHHGFHGRASGFCIYNDSSVAIKYIQQKYKARVLYIDTDAHHGDGVQWSFYEDPDVCTISIHETGRYLFPGTGNVTERGSGLGYGTSFNLPIDAFTEDESFLDLYMTAFREIATHFKPDVIITQNGADAHYLDPLTHLYGTMKLYQEIPKLAHQLAHEFCDGKWIAVGGGGYDIWRVVPRAWSLLWMEMNDMELPQGKLPKEWLDQWQKDSPVQLIPTWMDPENLYEPIPRKEEITEKNKQVLDKALYHIRPHYEKE; encoded by the coding sequence ATGGCCAAACATACCGGGAATGACAAATTAAAAAAACATGCCGTTTACGTATATTCAGAGGAGCAACTAGGCTATAAATTTTCTGAGACCCATCCATTCAATCAGAAAAGGCTTATTTTGACCACTGATTTATTACGTAAAATGAATGCGCTTTCAGACCAAGATATTGTGATACCTCGTATTGCAACTGACGACGAGTTATTACTTGCTCACGACCCAAGATACGTTGATATAGTCAAAAAAGCCAGTAAAGGGCTTATGACGTCTTCACAAACTGAAAGCTTCGGCATAGGGACAGAAGATACTCCTATCTTTCCAAACATGCATGAAGCAAGCGCACGTCTTGTTGGTGGAACGTTAACTGCAGTTGATTATGTAATGGAGAATAAAGCTTTGCATGCTCTTAACCTTGGTGGTGGACTCCATCACGGCTTTCATGGGCGAGCATCAGGCTTTTGCATTTACAATGATAGTTCAGTAGCTATTAAATATATACAACAAAAATATAAGGCTCGAGTTCTCTATATAGATACGGATGCTCACCATGGTGACGGTGTACAGTGGAGTTTTTACGAAGATCCAGATGTTTGTACCATATCAATACACGAAACGGGTCGCTATTTGTTTCCTGGGACAGGCAATGTTACTGAAAGAGGTTCTGGTCTAGGCTATGGCACTTCATTTAATTTACCAATTGATGCATTTACAGAAGATGAGTCTTTTTTAGACCTATATATGACAGCTTTTCGTGAGATTGCTACGCATTTTAAACCGGATGTCATTATTACTCAAAATGGTGCCGATGCTCATTATCTCGATCCCCTCACGCATTTATATGGGACTATGAAACTCTATCAAGAAATCCCTAAACTTGCACATCAACTTGCACATGAATTTTGTGATGGGAAATGGATTGCGGTTGGTGGTGGTGGCTATGATATTTGGCGCGTGGTTCCTAGAGCTTGGTCGTTGTTGTGGATGGAAATGAATGATATGGAACTTCCACAAGGTAAACTTCCAAAAGAATGGCTAGATCAATGGCAGAAAGATTCACCTGTACAATTAATTCCTACTTGGATGGACCCAGAAAACTTATATGAGCCCATACCACGCAAGGAAGAGATTACGGAGAAAAATAAACAAGTTCTAGATAAAGCTCTTTATCACATACGACCTCATTACGAAAAGGAGTGA
- a CDS encoding acetoin utilization AcuB family protein, with amino-acid sequence MIVEQMMKTNVFTLQPSHSIKDAITLMQENKIRHLPITNEIGSVVGIVTDRDIKEAIPSYLMEDQNQDIYETKIKEIMTKNPIIGHPLDFVEEIATTFYDQQIGCLPIVSGGKLVGIVTETDLLYKYIELTGAHQPGSQIEVRVPNRPGTLFEVSKVFHDHKSNVLSVLVYPDLVNNENKILVFRVKTMNPLGIIEDIRKEGFDVLWPNIPGMTN; translated from the coding sequence ATGATTGTGGAACAAATGATGAAAACAAATGTATTTACTCTTCAACCATCTCATTCAATTAAGGATGCAATCACCTTAATGCAAGAAAATAAAATTCGTCATCTACCAATCACCAATGAAATTGGCTCTGTAGTTGGAATTGTAACGGATAGGGATATTAAAGAAGCCATTCCTTCTTATTTAATGGAAGATCAAAATCAAGATATTTATGAAACTAAGATTAAAGAAATTATGACTAAAAATCCAATTATCGGTCATCCACTCGACTTTGTCGAAGAAATTGCAACAACTTTTTATGATCAACAAATTGGATGTTTGCCAATTGTTAGTGGTGGAAAATTAGTTGGCATCGTAACAGAGACTGACTTATTGTATAAATATATTGAGCTTACTGGTGCTCACCAACCTGGGTCTCAAATCGAAGTGCGTGTTCCTAATAGACCTGGGACATTATTTGAAGTATCCAAAGTTTTTCATGATCACAAATCAAATGTCTTAAGTGTTCTTGTTTATCCAGACTTAGTAAATAATGAAAATAAAATTTTAGTATTCAGAGTGAAAACAATGAATCCTTTAGGGATTATTGAAGATATTCGCAAAGAAGGTTTTGATGTGCTATGGCCAAACATACCGGGAATGACAAATTAA
- a CDS encoding GNAT family N-acetyltransferase — translation MEHKKTYNAMELKTKHGQLIIEGPISASDIARYDFHEHLVAFRPPAQQHKAVIGIAKLPEGRILIARDNMTIVGYVTFLYPDPLERWSQGQMSNLIELGAIEVIPKYRGTGVGKSLLRVSMMDDKMEDYITITTEYYWHWDLKGTGLNVWEYRKIMEKMMTAGGLEYFATDDPEISSHPANCLMAKIGSRIDNESIQRFDQLRFMNRFMY, via the coding sequence ATGGAACATAAGAAAACATATAATGCCATGGAATTAAAAACGAAACATGGCCAGTTAATTATTGAAGGACCTATTTCAGCATCAGATATTGCTCGATATGATTTTCACGAACATTTGGTGGCATTTCGTCCACCAGCTCAACAACATAAAGCAGTAATTGGGATTGCTAAACTTCCCGAAGGACGCATATTAATTGCTCGTGACAATATGACAATCGTCGGCTATGTAACATTTTTATACCCAGATCCTCTTGAACGCTGGTCACAAGGGCAAATGAGTAATTTAATTGAGTTAGGTGCTATAGAAGTAATTCCTAAGTACCGTGGAACAGGGGTAGGAAAAAGCCTGCTTCGCGTCTCCATGATGGATGATAAAATGGAAGACTACATTACTATTACAACTGAATACTATTGGCACTGGGATTTAAAAGGGACTGGTCTAAATGTATGGGAATACCGCAAAATCATGGAAAAAATGATGACTGCAGGTGGTCTAGAATACTTTGCAACTGATGATCCTGAAATTAGCTCTCATCCAGCCAATTGTTTAATGGCAAAAATAGGATCGCGAATCGATAATGAATCCATTCAACGATTTGATCAACTACGCTTTATGAATCGTTTTATGTACTAA
- the acsA gene encoding acetate--CoA ligase, whose amino-acid sequence MKLEELPVVQGDYLLQNYDETAANFDWKDTEKAFSWHETGRLNMAHEAIDRHANSDRKNKIALYYKDANRKESYTFNEMKKWTNKAANLFKTHTNLEKGDRLFIFMPRSPELYFSLLGALKMGVIVGPLFEAFMEGAVYDRLADSEAKVLVTTPELLKRIPVDKLPHLETIFLVGDHVEEDKKTVDFLKHINTASPYFKVEWLDKEDGLVLHYTSGSTGKPKGVLHVQEAMVQHYQSAKWVLDLKEQDIFWCTADPGWVTGTSYGIFGPWLTGTTMVVLGGRFSPAAWYQAIEDYGVTVWYSAPTAFRMLMGAGDALVKDHDLSTLRHVLSVGEPLNPEVIRWGAEVFRHRIHDTWWMTETGAQMICNFACLPIRPGSMGKPIPGVKAAIVDDNGVELPPYQMGNLALEKGWPSMMRQIWKNPEKYQSYFLKDKWYVSGDSAYMDEDGYFWFQGRIDDVIMTSGERVGPFEVESKLLEHPMIIEAGVIGKPDPIRGEIIKAFVVLVEGVEPSDDLIAEIQQFVKKGLAAHTAPREIEFKDKLPKTRSGKIMRRVLKAWELDLPTGDLSTMED is encoded by the coding sequence ATGAAACTTGAGGAACTTCCGGTCGTTCAAGGAGATTACTTACTCCAAAACTACGACGAAACTGCAGCTAACTTTGATTGGAAAGACACTGAAAAAGCTTTCAGCTGGCATGAGACTGGTCGCCTAAATATGGCACATGAAGCCATAGATCGCCATGCAAATTCGGATAGAAAAAACAAAATTGCTCTTTATTATAAAGATGCAAATCGTAAAGAATCTTATACGTTTAATGAAATGAAAAAATGGACAAACAAAGCAGCAAATTTATTTAAAACGCATACCAATCTTGAGAAAGGAGACCGTTTATTTATTTTTATGCCACGTTCTCCTGAATTGTATTTCTCATTACTTGGAGCTCTTAAGATGGGTGTCATTGTAGGACCATTGTTTGAGGCGTTTATGGAAGGTGCAGTTTATGATCGTTTAGCTGATAGTGAAGCAAAAGTGCTTGTAACTACACCAGAACTTTTAAAACGTATACCTGTTGATAAATTACCACATTTGGAAACGATTTTTTTAGTCGGAGATCATGTTGAAGAAGATAAAAAAACAGTTGACTTTTTAAAACATATAAATACTGCTTCACCTTATTTTAAAGTTGAATGGCTTGATAAGGAAGATGGTTTAGTCCTTCATTATACGTCGGGCTCTACGGGTAAACCTAAAGGTGTTTTACATGTACAAGAAGCTATGGTTCAACATTATCAATCTGCTAAATGGGTATTAGATTTAAAAGAGCAAGATATTTTCTGGTGTACAGCTGATCCAGGTTGGGTCACTGGCACATCTTACGGTATTTTTGGACCATGGTTAACGGGCACAACGATGGTTGTTTTAGGTGGACGCTTTTCACCAGCTGCTTGGTATCAAGCAATTGAAGACTATGGAGTGACGGTTTGGTATAGTGCGCCAACGGCTTTCCGTATGTTAATGGGAGCGGGGGATGCATTGGTAAAAGACCATGACTTGTCTACCCTTAGACATGTATTATCGGTTGGAGAACCACTAAACCCTGAGGTTATTAGATGGGGTGCAGAGGTATTCCGTCATCGCATTCATGACACTTGGTGGATGACGGAGACAGGCGCACAAATGATTTGTAATTTTGCGTGCTTACCAATTCGTCCTGGTTCAATGGGTAAACCTATACCGGGAGTTAAAGCAGCAATTGTTGATGATAATGGTGTAGAATTACCACCGTATCAAATGGGGAACTTAGCTCTTGAAAAAGGGTGGCCATCAATGATGCGTCAAATTTGGAAAAATCCTGAAAAGTATCAATCTTATTTCTTGAAAGATAAATGGTATGTATCTGGGGATTCAGCTTACATGGATGAAGATGGTTATTTTTGGTTCCAAGGACGAATTGATGATGTCATCATGACATCTGGAGAACGTGTAGGACCTTTTGAGGTAGAAAGTAAATTACTTGAACATCCAATGATTATAGAAGCGGGTGTAATCGGGAAACCAGATCCAATTCGTGGAGAAATCATAAAAGCATTCGTTGTTCTAGTTGAAGGCGTCGAACCATCAGATGATTTAATTGCTGAAATTCAACAATTTGTGAAAAAGGGATTAGCAGCACATACTGCTCCTCGAGAAATTGAATTTAAAGACAAGCTTCCAAAAACACGTAGTGGGAAAATTATGCGTCGCGTCTTAAAAGCGTGGGAACTTGATTTACCAACAGGTGATTTATCAACAATGGAAGATTAA
- a CDS encoding transglycosylase domain-containing protein, with protein MIDQIKNIIKQISETWDKWSSARWMKGISITSGVIWNLALILLIVIIVGGAFAGSVGAGYFASLVNQEPLREEAEMRASILNYEETSEVYFADDVYLGKIRTDLQRKKTELKDVSTFVINAVYATEDEYFKVHDGVVPKAILRGLFQDVTNSANQTGGSTLTQQLIKNQILTNEVSYERKAKEILLALRIEKFMKKDEILEAYLNIIPYGRNSSGDNIAGIATAAEGIFNIAAKDLTLPQAAFIAGIPQAPFAHTPFTSGGELKDEVALKPGIDRMLTVLYRMKETGYITEDEYNAAVAYDIKKDFRGPESLPQERYPFLTYELEREAKKVLSEILATKDNIDPSRLESEEKLRGKYDILAERAMRTNGYRIHSTIDQVIYDEHQKVKDEFNNYGTTYKEERYDAETKENMLIDAPVQVGSMMIENSTGRILSFIGGRDYSIEETNHATQGYRHNGSTMKPLVGYGPAIEYGVIGAGSPLVDVMFTLNIPGQIPYKPSNYNSTQELGIMSARKALAVSQNLPALRLYDSIKDRKPTSFLQKMNFSNVTESTHANVSTVLGAVDVSVQENTNAYATLGNGGQFVEAYMIEKIEDADGNIIFEHQSEAVPVYSPQTSYIVTDMLRDVLSEGTGMRAKSELKFSSDFAAKTGTTNKNYDVWFMGYNPSITLGVWLGYDTPRNLEDNSGMYSRPGERVNMLWAKLMNASYDVNPKLIDPNVEFKAPKGVVSRSFCAISGLAPTSACSNAGLVTSDLFNANTFVPSKADDSFVSSSYVLIGGNRYRSLPSTPKEFVVSGGVGVNKDFIDRMLGRLGGDASKLFPTNSSFASRVISEDTFNADGAAPAAVSASLSGKTLSWSNSPSNDVVGYRVFRRSGGSNALLSSVKEATQNSYQVSGPGEYFVVAVDITGKQSSGSNTAMIEEPKPEPEPKPEPKPEPKPEPEPKPEPKPEPKPEPKPEPVPPVEPVPPPGDSEDE; from the coding sequence TTGATAGATCAAATAAAAAACATTATAAAACAAATTAGCGAAACATGGGATAAATGGTCAAGTGCAAGATGGATGAAAGGCATAAGTATAACGTCTGGCGTCATCTGGAATCTTGCATTGATTCTATTAATCGTAATAATTGTCGGCGGGGCATTTGCTGGATCTGTTGGGGCTGGTTACTTTGCTTCATTAGTCAATCAAGAACCTCTTCGAGAAGAAGCTGAAATGCGTGCATCCATATTAAATTATGAAGAGACATCTGAAGTGTATTTTGCAGACGATGTTTATTTAGGGAAAATAAGAACAGATTTACAACGTAAGAAAACAGAACTTAAAGATGTCTCCACATTTGTAATAAATGCAGTATATGCAACTGAAGATGAATACTTTAAAGTTCATGACGGAGTTGTTCCAAAAGCTATTCTCCGTGGTCTATTTCAAGATGTTACAAACTCTGCAAATCAAACTGGTGGATCTACACTTACTCAACAATTAATTAAAAACCAAATACTCACAAATGAAGTTTCTTATGAGCGTAAAGCAAAAGAAATTCTTCTAGCATTACGAATTGAAAAATTCATGAAAAAAGATGAAATTTTAGAGGCATATTTAAATATTATTCCTTACGGACGTAATTCTTCAGGTGATAATATTGCAGGAATTGCAACAGCAGCTGAAGGGATTTTTAATATTGCAGCAAAAGATTTAACGCTACCTCAAGCTGCATTTATCGCAGGTATCCCTCAAGCACCTTTCGCACACACACCTTTCACCTCAGGAGGGGAATTAAAAGACGAAGTGGCTTTGAAACCGGGCATTGATCGCATGTTAACAGTGCTCTATCGAATGAAGGAAACAGGCTACATTACTGAAGATGAATATAATGCTGCAGTTGCTTACGATATTAAGAAAGACTTTCGTGGACCAGAAAGTCTTCCCCAAGAACGTTATCCTTTTTTAACGTATGAACTTGAACGCGAAGCAAAGAAAGTGCTTTCTGAGATTCTTGCTACAAAAGATAATATTGACCCTAGCCGTTTAGAAAGTGAAGAAAAGTTACGTGGGAAATACGATATCCTCGCAGAACGTGCCATGCGAACAAACGGTTATCGAATTCATTCAACCATTGACCAAGTAATATATGATGAACATCAAAAAGTGAAAGATGAGTTTAATAACTATGGTACTACTTACAAAGAAGAAAGGTACGATGCCGAAACAAAAGAAAATATGTTGATTGATGCTCCAGTTCAAGTTGGAAGTATGATGATTGAAAATAGTACGGGTCGTATTTTAAGTTTTATAGGTGGACGAGATTATAGCATAGAAGAAACAAACCATGCTACACAAGGCTATCGACATAACGGTTCTACGATGAAGCCATTAGTAGGATATGGACCTGCAATTGAATATGGTGTAATTGGCGCGGGAAGCCCACTTGTCGATGTAATGTTTACATTGAATATTCCAGGACAGATTCCTTATAAACCTTCCAACTACAATTCAACACAAGAACTTGGTATCATGTCAGCACGTAAGGCACTTGCTGTTTCTCAAAACTTACCTGCACTAAGACTTTATGATTCAATTAAAGATCGGAAACCAACATCATTTTTACAGAAAATGAATTTTTCTAATGTAACAGAGTCGACTCATGCAAATGTATCAACTGTTCTTGGTGCAGTTGACGTTTCTGTACAAGAAAACACCAATGCTTATGCCACATTGGGTAACGGAGGACAATTTGTCGAAGCATATATGATTGAAAAAATTGAAGATGCAGACGGCAACATTATTTTCGAGCATCAATCAGAGGCAGTACCTGTTTATTCGCCTCAAACTTCTTATATCGTGACAGATATGTTACGTGATGTACTCAGTGAAGGGACTGGAATGAGAGCAAAAAGCGAGTTGAAGTTCAGTTCTGATTTTGCTGCTAAGACTGGTACTACAAATAAGAATTATGATGTGTGGTTTATGGGTTATAATCCTTCCATCACACTTGGCGTATGGCTAGGATATGATACACCACGAAATTTAGAAGATAATAGCGGAATGTATTCTCGACCAGGTGAACGCGTAAATATGTTATGGGCAAAATTGATGAACGCATCCTATGATGTGAATCCAAAATTAATTGATCCAAATGTCGAATTTAAAGCTCCTAAAGGGGTGGTTTCTCGTTCATTTTGTGCTATTTCAGGATTAGCGCCTACATCAGCATGTTCCAATGCAGGGTTAGTTACTTCCGACTTATTTAATGCCAATACCTTTGTACCAAGCAAAGCAGATGATAGCTTCGTCTCTTCTTCCTATGTATTAATAGGAGGCAACCGGTATCGTTCACTACCGTCAACTCCTAAAGAATTTGTTGTAAGTGGTGGCGTTGGTGTAAACAAGGACTTTATTGATCGAATGTTAGGAAGATTAGGTGGAGATGCAAGCAAACTCTTCCCGACAAACTCTAGTTTCGCTAGCCGTGTTATCTCTGAAGATACCTTTAATGCGGATGGAGCTGCACCAGCAGCCGTGTCCGCTTCATTATCAGGTAAAACACTATCTTGGTCGAACTCTCCTTCAAATGATGTTGTTGGATACCGGGTATTCCGTCGTTCAGGTGGAAGCAATGCCCTTCTTTCTTCCGTCAAAGAAGCGACCCAGAATTCGTACCAAGTAAGTGGTCCAGGTGAATACTTCGTCGTGGCTGTTGATATAACAGGTAAACAATCATCGGGTTCCAACACTGCGATGATTGAAGAACCTAAACCAGAGCCTGAACCTAAACCAGAGCCAAAGCCTGAACCTAAGCCAGAGCCAGAGCCAAAGCCTGAACCTAAGCCAGAGCCAAAACCTGAACCTAAGCCTGAACCTGTTCCTCCTGTAGAACCAGTTCCACCCCCTGGAGACAGTGAAGATGAATAA
- the tyrS gene encoding tyrosine--tRNA ligase gives MTNVLIEDLKWRGLAYQLTDEDGMVDLLNNDSISLYCGVDPTADSMHIGHIVPLLTLRRFQLHGHQPILLIGGATGMIGDPSGRSEERQLQTTEQIDRNVRGLKVQMERIFDFSSKNGAVLVNNRDWIGSMNVIEFLRDYGKYIGVNYMLAKDTVASRLEGGISFTEFSYMLIQAIDYNHLYDSHNCRIQVGGSDQWGNITTGLEMIRKTHSEESKAFGMTIPLVTKADGTKFGKSASGAVWLDAQKTTPYEFYQFWMNAADADVIKYMKIFTFLTREEIEAFESTVVQEPHLRKAQKALAEEMTRMIHGQEALDNALRITQALFSGVLKGLSANEMKEVFKDVPSIEMAKEDKNIVDLLVEAGVSPSKRQAREDVTNGAISINGEKLTTVDHIVSEKDRLDNSFAIIRRGKKKYHMVKFV, from the coding sequence ATGACAAACGTATTGATAGAAGATTTAAAGTGGAGAGGACTTGCCTACCAGCTAACAGATGAAGATGGTATGGTTGATCTTTTAAATAATGACTCAATTTCTCTATACTGTGGTGTAGATCCTACAGCAGATAGTATGCACATTGGACATATAGTGCCTTTGTTAACATTACGCCGTTTTCAATTACATGGACATCAACCGATTTTGTTAATTGGCGGTGCAACAGGAATGATTGGGGACCCATCAGGACGTAGTGAAGAGCGTCAGCTGCAAACAACTGAACAAATTGACCGAAATGTAAGAGGCCTTAAAGTCCAAATGGAGCGTATTTTTGATTTTAGTTCTAAAAATGGTGCAGTATTGGTTAATAATAGGGACTGGATTGGTTCAATGAATGTTATTGAATTTTTACGTGACTATGGGAAATACATTGGTGTCAATTACATGTTAGCAAAAGATACAGTAGCCTCGCGTTTAGAAGGTGGGATATCTTTCACTGAATTCTCATACATGTTGATTCAAGCAATAGATTATAATCATTTATACGATTCTCATAATTGTCGTATTCAAGTTGGAGGATCAGACCAGTGGGGGAATATTACAACTGGACTAGAAATGATTCGTAAAACGCATAGCGAAGAGTCAAAAGCATTCGGTATGACAATTCCTCTCGTCACAAAGGCCGATGGCACAAAATTTGGCAAGTCTGCTTCAGGTGCAGTATGGTTAGACGCACAGAAGACAACACCATACGAGTTCTACCAATTTTGGATGAATGCTGCGGATGCAGACGTCATTAAATACATGAAAATCTTTACCTTCTTAACACGTGAAGAAATTGAGGCTTTTGAAAGCACAGTTGTGCAAGAGCCTCATTTACGTAAAGCTCAAAAAGCACTGGCTGAAGAAATGACACGTATGATTCATGGTCAAGAAGCGTTAGACAATGCATTGCGTATCACTCAAGCTCTGTTCAGTGGAGTTTTAAAAGGACTTTCAGCAAATGAAATGAAAGAAGTATTCAAGGATGTTCCTTCTATTGAAATGGCGAAAGAAGATAAAAATATTGTGGACTTATTAGTAGAAGCAGGTGTTTCACCATCTAAACGTCAAGCACGCGAAGATGTAACGAATGGGGCTATCTCTATTAATGGTGAAAAATTAACAACAGTCGATCACATAGTGAGTGAAAAGGACAGATTAGACAATTCGTTTGCTATAATTCGTCGTGGTAAGAAGAAATACCATATGGTAAAGTTCGTATAA